A section of the Marinimicrobium koreense genome encodes:
- the fliS gene encoding flagellar export chaperone FliS yields MVKTTDDDDNQERGTGMNAYARAAQNYSSMKVQSSAMDASPHRLIQMLFEGALERIAQAKGAMQQNQVARKGELIGKAINIVAGLQGSLNDKEGGQLSENLDDLYDYIIRALTEANYKNSLERLDECGRLLGELKSAWDGIADQAR; encoded by the coding sequence ATGGTAAAAACCACCGATGATGACGACAACCAAGAACGGGGAACCGGTATGAACGCCTACGCTCGTGCGGCACAGAATTACTCTTCCATGAAAGTCCAGTCCAGCGCTATGGACGCCTCTCCCCACCGCCTGATCCAGATGTTGTTCGAAGGGGCCCTGGAGCGTATCGCTCAGGCCAAGGGTGCGATGCAGCAGAATCAGGTGGCCCGCAAAGGCGAGCTGATCGGCAAGGCCATCAACATTGTGGCGGGCCTGCAGGGCAGCCTGAATGATAAGGAAGGCGGCCAGCTCTCGGAAAATCTGGATGATCTCTACGATTACATCATCCGCGCCCTGACCGAGGCCAACTACAAGAACAGTCTGGAGCGGCTGGACGAGTGCGGCCGCCTTCTGGGCGAGCTCAAGTCCGCCTGGGATGGTATTGCCGATCAGGCTCGATAA